The following are from one region of the Pseudazoarcus pumilus genome:
- the ftsZ gene encoding cell division protein FtsZ, whose product MATFEIVEKEQTGTVIKVIGIGGAGGNAVDHMIREGVQGVEFVVANTDAQALKRCLAPTKVQLGTSGLGAGSKPEAGRVAAQESADVIADALSGAHMCFITGGMGGGTGTGAAPVVAEIAREKGILCVGVVTKPFDFENRLRVAESGVEELSRHVDSLIVVLNDKLLEVFGDDAGFEDCFRSADNVLRNAVGGIAEIINVPGLVNVDFQDVRTAMGEMGRAMMGSAEASGLDRARIAAEQAAVSPLLEGTELSGARCVLINITSARGALKMSEVRDAVKTVQAFAAPEAFVKYGTVFDDDMEDRIRVTVVATGLGSQAAGRQPVMQVVRGTGTYGDGGYAEEQGSDVPAVMRSNRRNKVEAMSTNGMGTYDIPAFLRRQAD is encoded by the coding sequence ATGGCAACGTTCGAAATCGTGGAAAAGGAGCAGACCGGCACGGTCATCAAGGTGATCGGCATCGGCGGCGCCGGCGGCAATGCCGTCGACCACATGATTCGCGAAGGCGTGCAGGGCGTGGAATTCGTCGTCGCCAACACCGATGCGCAGGCGCTCAAGCGATGCCTCGCGCCGACCAAGGTGCAGCTCGGGACCAGCGGCCTGGGCGCGGGCTCCAAGCCCGAGGCCGGGCGCGTGGCCGCGCAGGAGTCGGCCGACGTCATCGCCGACGCGCTCTCCGGTGCGCACATGTGCTTCATCACCGGCGGCATGGGCGGCGGCACCGGCACCGGGGCGGCACCGGTGGTCGCCGAAATCGCACGCGAGAAAGGCATCCTGTGCGTCGGCGTGGTGACCAAGCCCTTCGATTTCGAGAATCGCCTGCGCGTGGCCGAGAGCGGCGTCGAGGAGTTGTCGCGCCACGTCGATTCGCTGATCGTCGTGCTCAACGACAAGCTGCTCGAGGTCTTCGGCGACGATGCCGGCTTCGAGGACTGCTTCCGCTCGGCCGACAACGTGCTGCGCAACGCGGTCGGCGGCATTGCCGAGATCATCAACGTGCCCGGTTTGGTCAATGTCGACTTCCAGGACGTGCGCACCGCCATGGGCGAGATGGGTCGCGCGATGATGGGCTCGGCCGAGGCCTCGGGTCTGGATCGCGCACGCATCGCGGCCGAGCAGGCTGCGGTCAGCCCGCTGCTCGAAGGCACGGAGCTGTCGGGCGCGCGCTGCGTGCTGATCAACATCACCTCCGCGCGCGGCGCGCTGAAGATGTCCGAGGTGCGTGACGCGGTCAAGACGGTGCAGGCCTTCGCCGCGCCGGAAGCCTTCGTCAAGTACGGCACGGTCTTCGACGACGACATGGAAGACCGCATCCGCGTGACCGTGGTCGCCACCGGCCTGGGTTCGCAGGCGGCCGGTCGCCAGCCGGTGATGCAGGTGGTGCGGGGTACCGGCACCTACGGTGACGGCGGTTATGCCGAGGAACAGGGCTCCGACGTGCCGGCGGTGATGCGCAGCAACCGACGCAACAAGGTCGAGGCGATGAGCACCAACGGCATGGGGACCTACGACATCCCCGCCTTCCTGCGCCGCCAGGCCGACTGA
- the ftsA gene encoding cell division protein FtsA — translation MSKETKELVVGLDIGTSKVTCLVAHALPDGELEVVGLGTQPMSGLKRGVVVNIEATVDAISRVIQEVEMMADCKIRDVFTGIAGSHIKSFNSNGMVAIKDNKEVSPLDVERVIEVARAMPIPAEQQILHILTQEFIIDGQGGVREPIGMSGVKLEVKVHIVTGAVSAAQNVVKCVRRCGLEVVDLVLQPLASSHAVLTEDEKDLGVCLIDIGGGTTDIAVFTQGAIRHTAVLPVAGDQITNDIAMALRTPTSEAEELKIRYGVAMHSMAEPEQMIEVPGVGDRPARALSRQRLADVIEPRVSEMFELVQAELRRSGYEELLSSGVVLTGGSSVMHGMVELAEEIFHLPARVGAPQYRGALADVVCQPYYATAMGLVIEGQAQRRRGLIGRDPGNLRDWFARARSWLERNF, via the coding sequence ATGAGCAAGGAAACCAAGGAACTGGTCGTCGGACTCGACATCGGCACATCGAAGGTCACCTGCCTGGTCGCACACGCGCTGCCCGACGGCGAACTCGAAGTGGTGGGCCTGGGCACGCAACCGATGAGCGGGCTCAAGCGCGGCGTGGTGGTCAATATCGAGGCCACCGTGGATGCCATTTCGCGCGTCATCCAGGAGGTCGAGATGATGGCCGACTGCAAGATCCGCGACGTGTTCACGGGGATCGCGGGCAGCCACATCAAGAGCTTCAACTCCAACGGCATGGTCGCGATCAAGGACAACAAGGAGGTCAGCCCGCTCGACGTCGAACGCGTCATCGAGGTCGCCCGCGCGATGCCGATCCCGGCCGAGCAGCAGATCCTGCACATCCTTACCCAGGAATTCATCATCGACGGCCAGGGCGGCGTGCGCGAGCCCATCGGCATGAGCGGCGTCAAGCTCGAGGTCAAGGTGCACATCGTCACCGGCGCGGTCTCGGCCGCGCAGAACGTGGTCAAGTGCGTGCGCCGATGCGGTCTGGAAGTGGTCGACCTGGTGCTGCAGCCGCTGGCCTCGAGCCACGCGGTGCTCACCGAGGACGAGAAGGATCTGGGCGTGTGCCTGATCGACATCGGCGGTGGCACGACCGACATCGCGGTGTTCACGCAGGGCGCGATCCGTCATACCGCGGTGCTGCCGGTGGCCGGTGATCAGATCACCAACGACATCGCGATGGCGCTGCGCACTCCGACCTCGGAGGCCGAAGAGCTCAAGATCCGTTACGGCGTCGCAATGCACTCGATGGCCGAGCCCGAGCAGATGATCGAGGTGCCCGGCGTGGGCGACCGCCCGGCGCGCGCGCTGTCGCGCCAGCGCCTGGCCGACGTGATCGAGCCGCGCGTGTCCGAGATGTTCGAGCTGGTTCAGGCCGAGCTGCGGCGCAGCGGATACGAAGAACTGCTCTCGTCGGGCGTGGTGCTGACCGGTGGTTCGTCGGTGATGCACGGCATGGTGGAACTGGCCGAGGAGATCTTCCACCTGCCCGCGCGGGTGGGCGCGCCGCAGTATCGCGGCGCGCTGGCCGATGTCGTGTGTCAGCCCTATTACGCGACTGCGATGGGTCTGGTCATCGAAGGGCAAGCGCAGCGCCGGCGCGGCCTGATCGGCCGAGATCCGGGCAATCTGCGCGACTGGTTCGCGCGTGCGCGGTCCTGGCTGGAACGCAATTTCTGA
- a CDS encoding cell division protein FtsQ/DivIB yields the protein MAERRNGRASRANAREGLWDRPATLNAISDALMFFVALAFAWAFVAWLTSRPFFPLREVVVLTPPGQVTPAQIEYAARSSVTGNFFTVQLADVREALEKLPWVRRAEVRRRWPDALELRLEEQQAVAYWSPVGSDEVHLINRQGEVFVAASNAELPSFSGPQGSAGHLFARHREFAALVEPLGLRMKRLWLSPREAWELELEDGLVILLGRDRERAPLAERLVRFVRLWPEARERVGVPVALADLRYQRGFALTPALMPEQGKGKQ from the coding sequence TTGGCTGAGCGGCGCAACGGCAGGGCCTCGCGTGCGAACGCGCGCGAGGGGCTGTGGGATCGTCCCGCGACGCTGAACGCGATCTCCGACGCGTTGATGTTCTTCGTGGCGCTGGCCTTCGCCTGGGCATTCGTCGCGTGGCTGACCAGCCGGCCGTTCTTTCCGTTGCGCGAAGTCGTGGTGCTGACGCCGCCGGGTCAGGTCACGCCGGCGCAGATCGAGTACGCGGCGCGCTCTTCGGTCACCGGCAATTTCTTCACGGTGCAGCTCGCCGACGTGCGCGAGGCGCTCGAGAAGCTCCCCTGGGTGCGGCGCGCCGAGGTGCGCAGACGCTGGCCGGACGCGCTCGAGCTGCGCCTGGAGGAGCAGCAGGCCGTCGCCTACTGGTCCCCTGTGGGCAGCGACGAGGTGCATCTGATCAACCGTCAGGGCGAGGTCTTCGTGGCGGCGAGCAACGCAGAACTGCCGTCGTTCTCCGGCCCGCAGGGCTCGGCAGGACATCTTTTCGCGCGTCATCGCGAGTTCGCGGCGTTGGTCGAGCCGCTGGGCCTGCGCATGAAGCGCCTGTGGCTGTCGCCGCGCGAGGCGTGGGAGCTGGAACTGGAAGACGGCCTGGTGATCCTGCTCGGCCGTGACCGTGAACGCGCGCCGCTGGCTGAGCGACTGGTGCGCTTCGTGCGCCTGTGGCCCGAGGCGCGCGAGCGCGTCGGCGTTCCCGTGGCGCTGGCCGACCTGCGTTACCAGCGTGGATTCGCACTGACGCCGGCGCTCATGCCGGAGCAAGGCAAAGGGAAGCAATGA